ACTATCCTCGTCATGGATTATACTATCCTTGGTACATGTGCATACAAGACCAGAATATTGCACTTAATGTTAAGCAGaggcacatgcatgcacactttctgAGAGTTTCATTACGGAGCTAGTGTGATATAGTGGTAATTTGCCATACTATGACCTGCGAGACCTGtgttcaaatcaccactcagccatgaagctaactgggtgaccttggagggCAGGCGCTGCTTCAAATCCTAGTCTACTTCACAGGGCTATTGTCAGCATTAAATGAAAATGTGGGGAACCATGTAACAccaccttggaggaaaatgtggtATAATAATTATTGTCAGCGTTAgatgaggaggggaagaaccgTGTAACACCATCTTCGAGGAAAGGGTagtatatgaatgcaataaatgaattaCAATAAGGACAAATGACAGGATGTGCATTTAGGCTGGCccaaccagctgcacaaatataagatgagggacaACTGGCTAGACAGCAGTACTGTATACATAAAAAGGACCGAGggctcttagtagaccacaagcttatcaTGTCAACAGTGTGAAGCACCAACAAtgaaaggctaatgctattcttccatggggtcacgaagagtcggtcacgactaaacgactaaacaacaacaatgctattctaagctgcatcaagacaggataatagaatcatagaattgtagagttggaaggagcacAGAGGGTCCTTTAGTCaaaccccttgaaatgcaggaaagtTATGTTGCATACATGGCGGGAAAGGTTTCAGCTTCCTCTCAGTAACAGAGTTTATGCACTTCATTACGGATGATGCATTTTGGATTACCTCCATCCTTCTGCCAGCAGCTTCCTTTGTATCTCCACAATGGCTCTGATGTCTCTGGGGCCAAACCTTTTGTGCCAGATTCTGAACCAGATTCATCCCTGATAAGctgcaatgtgtgcagaggagggagaccaaggtgaccaagggtctggaaacccttGGGATGTTTatcatggagaagagaagattgagaggGAGATGTGATAGCCCTTGGGccaatatctaaagagctgtgccatggaagagggagcaagcttgcttttttcctgttcTGGTGGAAGGACCAAAACCAATGAattgaagaaaggagattctgagtatacatcaggcagaactttctgacagtaagaactgtttgactgtggaacaaaCTAGTTCAGGTGCTGGTGGCCTCTTCTTGAATTGAAggattttaagcaaaggttggatagccatctgtcatgaatgcttttgtTGAATATCCTACGTTTCAGGGGGTTGGAGAAGATGACTCTCACCATCCAGTCCAATgcaacaattcaatgattctgggAGACTGTGATTCTCCCCGctatgagttctttgatgagaagtgagataGGAATACTGACTAaaattctttccacattccaagcatttatatggtcttgctcctgtatgaattatttgatgagaAATGAGATAAGAGTCCTGGCTAAAactccttccacattccaagcatttataagGGCTCTCCCAGGAATGAGttctttcatgggaagtgagaCATTCCTTACGAGCAAAGCGCTTGCCACATTCCtcacactgaaatggtttctcccccgtatgaattctttgatgggaagtgagatcacccTTCTTAccgaagctttttccacattcctcacactgaaatggtttctcccctgtatgaattctttgatgggaagtgagagagttgCTCCAAGTGAATCTCTTCCCACATTCTgagcactgaaatggtttctcccctgtatgaattctttcatgggaagtgagaCATTTTTTCTgagtgaatctctttccacattcaacacatttataaggtttctcccctgtatgatttctttgatggaaagtgagactGGCTCTTACATTGaaactctttccgcactccaagcagtgaaatgatttttctttagtatgaattctttgatgggaaatgagattggacttctcactgaagctctttccgcattccaagcacCGAAAAGgcttttcccctgtatgaattctttgatgggaaatgaaagagTCGCtccgagtgaagctctttccacattcgaagcatggaaaaggtttctcccctgtatgaattcgttgatgggaaGTAAGGCTGGACCtatgactgaagctttttccacattccacacattgaaatggtttctcccctgtatgaattctttcatggATAATGAGATGACCCCTccgactgaagttctttccacattcccagCACTTATAGGTCTTCTTTCCAGTTGGATTTCTTTGCTGGGAAGATGA
The window above is part of the Zootoca vivipara chromosome 13, rZooViv1.1, whole genome shotgun sequence genome. Proteins encoded here:
- the LOC118095148 gene encoding gastrula zinc finger protein XlCGF8.2DB-like isoform X2 codes for the protein MASLGGDELEMKNKGDHDEIHTEEKPNEYLECGKSYSQISHSSSQQRNPTGKKTYKCWECGKNFSRRGHLIIHERIHTGEKPFQCVECGKSFSHRSSLTSHQRIHTGEKPFPCFECGKSFTRSDSFISHQRIHTGEKPFRCLECGKSFSEKSNLISHQRIHTKEKSFHCLECGKSFNVRASLTFHQRNHTGEKPYKCVECGKRFTQKKCLTSHERIHTGEKPFQCSECGKRFTWSNSLTSHQRIHTGEKPFQCEECGKSFGKKGDLTSHQRIHTGEKPFQCEECGKRFARKECLTSHERTHSWESPYKCLECGRSFSQDSYLISHQIIHTGARPYKCLECGKNFSQYSYLTSHQRTHSGENHSLPESLNCCIGLDGESHLLQPPET
- the LOC118095148 gene encoding zinc finger protein OZF-like isoform X1, whose translation is MHSWLPIYLCLLQVRESCQQGLFLHLFLVAEEKQKTVEPAQSSLSSEDFAVRFTGEQWALLDPEERTEVIEENRGIMASLGGDELEMKNKGDHDEIHTEEKPNEYLECGKSYSQISHSSSQQRNPTGKKTYKCWECGKNFSRRGHLIIHERIHTGEKPFQCVECGKSFSHRSSLTSHQRIHTGEKPFPCFECGKSFTRSDSFISHQRIHTGEKPFRCLECGKSFSEKSNLISHQRIHTKEKSFHCLECGKSFNVRASLTFHQRNHTGEKPYKCVECGKRFTQKKCLTSHERIHTGEKPFQCSECGKRFTWSNSLTSHQRIHTGEKPFQCEECGKSFGKKGDLTSHQRIHTGEKPFQCEECGKRFARKECLTSHERTHSWESPYKCLECGRSFSQDSYLISHQIIHTGARPYKCLECGKNFSQYSYLTSHQRTHSGENHSLPESLNCCIGLDGESHLLQPPET